The Microcebus murinus isolate Inina chromosome 1, M.murinus_Inina_mat1.0, whole genome shotgun sequence genome includes a region encoding these proteins:
- the RRP1 gene encoding ribosomal RNA processing protein 1 homolog A isoform X1 — MVSRVQLPPEIQLAQRLAGNEQVTRDRAVRKLRKYIVARTQHAAGGFSHDELLKVWKGLFYCMWMQDKPLLQEELGRTISQLVHAFQTTEAQHLFLQTFWQTMNREWTGIDRLRLDKFYMLMRMVLNESFKTVKVRGWEDRACDWGREGRECRPVVAARGTSLPFLRQIEQLLELLTTEILHPSSQAPHGVKSHFIEIFLEELTKVGAEELTAEQNLKFVDPFCRVAARTKDSLVLHSITRGVFETIVEQAPFAIEDLMRELDAQSEEEEEGASDGDESSEGSEDTRDLPSQKRSEKLPAGSIRRAEPDVGQEQWEDDRDGPVLQFDYGALANRLFEMASRQSTPSHNRKRLYKVIRKLQDLAGGVFPEDELPEKACRSLLEGRRKKKNKKRLPKARLQHKKGKGDQEDVSADPSSGVQRAQPRGRSRGGAGKRKRTPRRPSGARAEVADVQEPEKKKKRILGSKK; from the exons ATGGTTTCGCGCGTGCAGCTCCCCCCGGAGATCCAGCTGGCGCAGCGCCTGGCGGGGAACGAGCAGGTGACCCGGGACCGGGCGGTGAGGAAGCTCCGGAAGTACATCGTGGCCCGGACTCAGCACGCCGCAG GTGGTTTCAGTCATGATGAGTTGCTGAAGGTGTGGAAAGGGCTCTTCTATTGCATGTGGATGCAGGACAAGCCGCTCCTGCAG GAAGAACTAGGAAGAACTATTTCTCAGCTCGTGCATGCATTTCAGACCACAGAGGCAC agcACCTGTTCCTCCAGACGTTCTGGCAAACCATGAATCGAGAGTGGACGGGCATAGACAGGCTGCGCCTGGACAAGTTCTACATG CTCATGCGGATGGTCCTGAACGAGTCCTTCAAGACGGTGAAAGTGCGAGGATGGGAGGACAG AGCTTGTgactgggggcgggaggggcgaGAGTGCAGACCTGTCGTGGCTGCCCGCGGGACGAGCCTTCCTTTCCTCAGACAGATCGAGCAGCTGCTGGAGCTGCTGACGACCGAGATCCTGCACCCCAGCAGCCAGGCCCCCCACGGGGTGAAGAGCCACTTCATCGAGATCTTTCTGGAGGAGCTGACCAAAGTGGGCGCCgaggag CTCACCGCAGAGCAGAACCTCAAGTTCGTCGACCCCTTCTGCAGAGTCGCCGCCCGCACCAAGGA CTCCCTGGTTCTGCATAGCATCACTCGGGGCGTCTTCGAGACCATCGTGGAGCAGGCCCCCTTTGCCATCGAGGACCTGATGAGGGAACTGGACGCACagagtgaggaggaagaggagggggcatCGGATGGTGACGAGTCCTCGGAGGGCAGTGAGGACACACGAGACCTGCCGTCCCAGAAGAGGTCTGAGAAGCTGCCTGCAG GCTCCATCCGCAGAGCTGAGCCTGACGTGGGCCAGGAGCAGTGGGAGGACGACAGGGACGGCCCCGTCCTCCAG TTTGACTACGGAGCGCTTGCGAACAGACTGTTCGAAATGGCCAGCCGACAGAGCACCCCTTCCCACAATAGGAAGCGTCTCTACAAGGTGATCCGAAA GTTGCAGGACCTGGCAGGAG GCGTTTTCCCCGAGGACGAGCTCCCGGAGAAGGCCTGCAGGAGTCTGCTCGAGGGGAGGCggaagaagaagaacaagaagCGTTTGCCCAAAGCGCGGTTGCAGCACAAGAAAG GGAAAGGTGACCAGGAGGACGTGAGCGCAGACCCGAGCTCGGGAGTCCAGCGTGCCCAGCCCCGGGGCCGCAGCCGTGGAGGGGCTGGCAAGAGGAAGAGGACGCCTCGGCGGCCGTCCGGTGCCCGAGCAGAGGTGGCCGACGTCCAGGagccagagaagaaaaagaagcggATCCTGGGGAGCAAGAAGTGA
- the RRP1 gene encoding ribosomal RNA processing protein 1 homolog A isoform X2, with product MVSRVQLPPEIQLAQRLAGNEQVTRDRAVRKLRKYIVARTQHAAGGFSHDELLKVWKGLFYCMWMQDKPLLQEELGRTISQLVHAFQTTEAQHLFLQTFWQTMNREWTGIDRLRLDKFYMLMRMVLNESFKTVKVRGWEDRQIEQLLELLTTEILHPSSQAPHGVKSHFIEIFLEELTKVGAEELTAEQNLKFVDPFCRVAARTKDSLVLHSITRGVFETIVEQAPFAIEDLMRELDAQSEEEEEGASDGDESSEGSEDTRDLPSQKRSEKLPAGSIRRAEPDVGQEQWEDDRDGPVLQFDYGALANRLFEMASRQSTPSHNRKRLYKVIRKLQDLAGGVFPEDELPEKACRSLLEGRRKKKNKKRLPKARLQHKKGKGDQEDVSADPSSGVQRAQPRGRSRGGAGKRKRTPRRPSGARAEVADVQEPEKKKKRILGSKK from the exons ATGGTTTCGCGCGTGCAGCTCCCCCCGGAGATCCAGCTGGCGCAGCGCCTGGCGGGGAACGAGCAGGTGACCCGGGACCGGGCGGTGAGGAAGCTCCGGAAGTACATCGTGGCCCGGACTCAGCACGCCGCAG GTGGTTTCAGTCATGATGAGTTGCTGAAGGTGTGGAAAGGGCTCTTCTATTGCATGTGGATGCAGGACAAGCCGCTCCTGCAG GAAGAACTAGGAAGAACTATTTCTCAGCTCGTGCATGCATTTCAGACCACAGAGGCAC agcACCTGTTCCTCCAGACGTTCTGGCAAACCATGAATCGAGAGTGGACGGGCATAGACAGGCTGCGCCTGGACAAGTTCTACATG CTCATGCGGATGGTCCTGAACGAGTCCTTCAAGACGGTGAAAGTGCGAGGATGGGAGGACAG ACAGATCGAGCAGCTGCTGGAGCTGCTGACGACCGAGATCCTGCACCCCAGCAGCCAGGCCCCCCACGGGGTGAAGAGCCACTTCATCGAGATCTTTCTGGAGGAGCTGACCAAAGTGGGCGCCgaggag CTCACCGCAGAGCAGAACCTCAAGTTCGTCGACCCCTTCTGCAGAGTCGCCGCCCGCACCAAGGA CTCCCTGGTTCTGCATAGCATCACTCGGGGCGTCTTCGAGACCATCGTGGAGCAGGCCCCCTTTGCCATCGAGGACCTGATGAGGGAACTGGACGCACagagtgaggaggaagaggagggggcatCGGATGGTGACGAGTCCTCGGAGGGCAGTGAGGACACACGAGACCTGCCGTCCCAGAAGAGGTCTGAGAAGCTGCCTGCAG GCTCCATCCGCAGAGCTGAGCCTGACGTGGGCCAGGAGCAGTGGGAGGACGACAGGGACGGCCCCGTCCTCCAG TTTGACTACGGAGCGCTTGCGAACAGACTGTTCGAAATGGCCAGCCGACAGAGCACCCCTTCCCACAATAGGAAGCGTCTCTACAAGGTGATCCGAAA GTTGCAGGACCTGGCAGGAG GCGTTTTCCCCGAGGACGAGCTCCCGGAGAAGGCCTGCAGGAGTCTGCTCGAGGGGAGGCggaagaagaagaacaagaagCGTTTGCCCAAAGCGCGGTTGCAGCACAAGAAAG GGAAAGGTGACCAGGAGGACGTGAGCGCAGACCCGAGCTCGGGAGTCCAGCGTGCCCAGCCCCGGGGCCGCAGCCGTGGAGGGGCTGGCAAGAGGAAGAGGACGCCTCGGCGGCCGTCCGGTGCCCGAGCAGAGGTGGCCGACGTCCAGGagccagagaagaaaaagaagcggATCCTGGGGAGCAAGAAGTGA
- the CSTB gene encoding cystatin-B — protein sequence MMCGAPGATQPATAETQHIADQVRSQLEEKENKKFPVFKAVSFKKQLVAGTNHFIKVHVGDDSFVHLRVFESLPHENKPLALSNYQTDKTKGDELSYF from the exons atGATGTGCGGAGCGCCCGGCGCCACGCAGCCGGCCACGGCCGAGACGCAGCACATCGCCGACCAG GTGAGGTCCCAgcttgaagagaaagaaaataagaagttcCCCGTCTTCAAGGCTGTGTCGTTCAAGAAGCAGCTGGTCGCGGGCACGAACCACTTCATCAAG GTTCACGTTGGCGACGACAGCTTCGTGCACTTGCGGGTGTTTGAAAGTCTTCCTCACGAAAACAAGCCCTTGGCCCTGTCGAACTACCAGACCGACAAAACCAAGGGCGATGAGCTGAGCTATTTCTGA